Proteins from a genomic interval of [Chlorobium] sp. 445:
- a CDS encoding 3-methyladenine DNA glycosylase: MNWQKLPPEFYAEPTLEVAQALLGKYLVRRIGKHVMVGKIVETEGYIASIDAACHAYRGITERNRVMFGAAGHAYVYFAYGNHFMLNVVTEPEGEAAAVLIRALEPIEGIKMMQKFRPIEDITNLLSGPGKLTQALNITRAQNGISFQSQELFIAEGETVPASQIGVSARVGITQARELPWRYFIRGNLFVSKGKPAA; encoded by the coding sequence ATGAACTGGCAAAAGTTGCCGCCAGAATTTTATGCAGAGCCAACGCTTGAAGTTGCCCAAGCTCTTTTGGGAAAATACTTGGTGCGACGCATCGGCAAACACGTCATGGTTGGAAAAATCGTGGAGACCGAAGGCTACATTGCCTCAATCGATGCGGCATGCCACGCCTATCGTGGTATCACAGAACGCAACCGCGTCATGTTTGGCGCAGCAGGACACGCTTACGTTTATTTTGCTTACGGTAATCACTTCATGCTCAATGTGGTAACTGAACCTGAAGGTGAAGCGGCGGCGGTGCTCATTCGTGCGCTGGAGCCAATAGAAGGTATCAAAATGATGCAGAAGTTCCGACCCATAGAAGACATTACCAATTTGCTGAGCGGACCGGGAAAACTCACACAAGCACTGAACATCACACGAGCGCAAAACGGCATAAGTTTTCAAAGCCAAGAACTCTTCATTGCAGAAGGTGAAACTGTGCCAGCAAGCCAAATCGGGGTCTCGGCGCGCGTGGGCATCACACAAGCAAGAGAATTACCTTGGCGATATTTTATCAGAGGCAATCTGTTTGTCTCAAAAGGCAAACCTGCAGCATAG